One region of Carya illinoinensis cultivar Pawnee chromosome 8, C.illinoinensisPawnee_v1, whole genome shotgun sequence genomic DNA includes:
- the LOC122317900 gene encoding uncharacterized protein LOC122317900: protein MASDETMTLRSSAQEDDYEDDIYDGYDHEQHPNPHNLSRLSVCTSSSMYENDEDEEEEDVGSYFRTAEADNGMSISVESFYADEELSDERESKELVSGLWSDSDSEQGCYSLPATPPRRRNRPGGVLNLNHQQLIGIKEYASENEAQRGLLGRKKRRNNARRERRIIRERWLLEKAGWDNFDCNNKSKNNIMRMGVVDVAGGNSNCHSFSAESDQGGGDGGSGIGAGLMVITRPKGGRRSLCMDLEEVKACRDLGFELEHERMLEMPSHLSVSGSTLDTSSGGNSPIANWRISSPGDDPRDVKARLKVWAQAVALASTSRQGS, encoded by the exons ATGGCTTCGGATGAGACTATGACACTCCGATCTTCAGCTCAGGAAGATGACTACGAAGATGATATCTATGATGGGTATGATCATGAACAACATCCCAATCCCCACAACTTGTCCAGGCTTTCTGTGTGTACCAGCAGTTCCATGTACGAgaatgatgaagatgaggaggaggaggatgtTGGGAGCTACTTTCGAACTGCTGAAGCAGACAATGGCATGAGCATTTCAGTTGAGAGCTTTTATGCAGACGAGGAGTTATCCGATGAAAGAGAAAGTAAAGAACTAGTTTCAGGGCTGTGGTCTGACTCCGATAGCGAACAGGGCTGTTATTCACTGCCGGCGACTCCCCCACGACGTAGGAACAGGCCGGGTGGGGTTCTGAATCTGAATCATCAGCAGCTGATAGGGATCAAAGAATATGCCAGCGAGAACGAAGCTCAAAGGGGTCTTTTGGGAAGGAAAAAGAGGAGGAACAATGCGAGGAGGGAAAGGAGAATCATAAGGGAGAGATGGCTGCTGGAAAAAGCTGGTTGGGACAATTTTGATTGCAACAACAAGAGCAAGAACAACATAATGAGGATGGGAGTAGTGGATGTCGCGGGTGGTAATTCCAACTGCCATAGCTTCAGCGCAGAAAGTGACCAGGGCGGCGGCGATGGTGGCAGTGGTATTGGTGCAGGGTTGATGGTGATAACGAGGCCAAAGGGAGGGAGAAGATCTCTGTGCATGGATTTGGAGGAAGTGAAGGCTTGTAGAGATCTTGGGTTTGAGTTGGAACACGAGCGCATGCTGGAGATGCCCTCTCACCTCTCTGTTTCTGGTTCCACGCTTGACACCAGCAGTGGTGGCAATTCCCCCATCGCCAACTGGCGCATATCCAGCCCAG GTGATGATCCACGAGATGTCAAGGCTCGGCTCAAAGTATGGGCACAGGCAGTGGCGCTCGCATCTACATCTCGTCAGGGAAGCTGA